The Misgurnus anguillicaudatus chromosome 21, ASM2758022v2, whole genome shotgun sequence genome includes a window with the following:
- the gjd6 gene encoding gap junction protein delta 6 produces the protein MAPSLSGQSCNMKTSVLAGNRAKADLFQVLYFGRLVRRDMTEWTLLKRLLDAVHQHSTMIGRLWLTVMVIFRLLIVAVATEDVYTDEQEMFVCNTRQPGCPNVCYDAFAPISQPRFWVFQIITVSTPSLCFIIYTWHNLSKQSDGEPARETYDRNCDSDSCSIKAHRHLGHSLADVLEGIANQSAPKSSVVLRETSAPARGSLGVLSKYYVFHVCFRAILEVGFVVAQWLLFGFYVPAHFVCTASPCMQRVDCYVSRPTEKTIFLIFMFCVGVFCIFLNFLELNHLGWKMIKKSMRIKNSAWKGGYGAINQDTQSIASLTFRDVTSTASLPTLDLVVDHQPDWTCAGNCSANKEKDSRPSNAHRGTLSVKGKSSKGRGTKQRSAEVWI, from the coding sequence ATGGCACCTTCGCTCTCTGGCCAGAGCTGTAACATGAAAACGTCTGTCCTCGCTGGCAACAGAGCTAAAGCGGATCTATTTCAGGTGCTGTACTTCGGGAGGCTGGTGCGCAGAGACATGACAGAATGGACGTTGCTCAAGCGGCTGCTGGACGCCGTGCACCAGCACTCCACCATGATCGGACGCCTGTGGCTCACCGTCATGGTCATTTTCCGTCTGCTCATCGTGGCCGTGGCGACAGAGGACGTCTACACGGACGAGCAAGAGATGTTCGTCTGCAACACCCGTCAACCGGGATGTCCCAACGTCTGCTACGACGCTTTCGCCCCCATCTCGCAGCCTCGATTCTGGGTCTTCCAAATCATCACCGTTTCTACACCTTCGCTCTGCTTCATCATCTACACGTGGCACAATCTGTCCAAGCAGTCGGACGGCGAGCCGGCGAGGGAGACGTACGACCGCAATTGCGACTCGGACAGTTGCTCCATAAAGGCGCACAGGCACCTGGGTCACAGTCTTGCTGACGTTCTCGAGGGGATCGCAAACCAGAGCGCCCCAAAAAGTTCAGTCGTTTTGAGGGAAACCAGCGCTCCAGCCAGAGGCTCCTTGGGGGTTCTGTCCAAGTACTACGTTTTTCACGTATGTTTTCGCGCTATTTTAGAGGTCGGCTTCGTCGTAGCTCAGTGGCTCCTCTTCGGTTTCTACGTCCCCGCACACTTCGTGTGTACGGCTTCTCCTTGCATGCAAAGGGTCGACTGTTACGTTTCACGCCCCACTGAGAAAACCATCTTCCTCATCTTTATGTTTTGCGTAGGGGTCTTCTGCATCTTCCTCAACTTTTTAGAGCTCAATCATCTGGGCTGGAAGATGATCAAGAAATCCATGCGCATCAAAAACAGTGCCTGGAAAGGAGGATACGGTGCTATAAACCAAGATACTCAATCCATAGCTTCTCTAACCTTCAGAGATGTGACCAGCACTGCGTCTCTACCAACTTTAGATCTAGTAGTCGACCACCAGCCGGATTGGACCTGCGCTGGGAATTGCTCGGCGAACAAAGAAAAGGATTCTCGGCCATCGAATGCCCATCGGGGAACGCTGTCAGTTAAGGGCAAATCGAGCAAAGGAAGAGGGACAAAGCAAAGGAGCGCTGAGGTTTGGATATAA